The proteins below come from a single Miscanthus floridulus cultivar M001 chromosome 1, ASM1932011v1, whole genome shotgun sequence genomic window:
- the LOC136465214 gene encoding transmembrane emp24 domain-containing protein p24delta9-like — MAARIRGCLLLPLLLLVLATAANPAGALRFDLLSGHTKCISDDIKVGAMAVGKYHVMAPDDGAASWSSSSPSQQQQLPDSHRISLRVTSPYGNSLHYAENVHSGNFAFTASEAGDYLACFWAPDHRPPATVAFESK, encoded by the exons ATGGCCGCGCGCATCCGCGGGTGCCTCCTGCTGCCTCTCCTCCTGCTCGTCCTCGCGACCGCGGCCAACCCCGCCGGCGCGCTCCGCTTCGACCTGCTCTCGGGCCACACCAAGTGCATCTCCGACGACATCAAGgtcggcgccatggccgtcggcaagTACCACGTCATGGCCCCCGACGACGGCGCCGCCTCCTGGTCGTCGTCGTCACcgtcccagcagcagcagctcccggACTCCCACCGCATCTCGCTGCGGGTCACCTCGCCCTACGGCAACAGCCTGCACTACGCGGAGAACGTGCACTCGGGCAACTTCGCCTTCACGGCCTCCGAGGCCGGCGACTACCTCGCCTGCTTCTGGGCGCCCGATCACCGCCCGCCCGCCACCGTCGCGTTCGA GTCGAAGTGa
- the LOC136543734 gene encoding LOW QUALITY PROTEIN: cystathionine gamma-synthase 1, chloroplastic-like (The sequence of the model RefSeq protein was modified relative to this genomic sequence to represent the inferred CDS: deleted 1 base in 1 codon): MATVSLTPQAVFSTESGGALASATILRFPPNFVRQLSTKARRNCSNIGVAQIVAAAWSDCPAARPHQAAAEVSAVPNSKVAQPSAVVLAEHNLLGSDASLSVHAGERLGRRIATDAITTPVVNTSAYWFNNSQELIDFKEGRHASFEYGRYGNPTTEALEKKMSALERAESTVFVASGMYAAVAMLSALVPAGGHIVTTTDCYRKTRIYMETELPKRGISMTVIRPADMDTLQNALDNNNVSLFFTETPTNPFLRCIDVEHVSNMCHSKGALLCIDSTFASPINQKALTLGADLVIHSATKYIAGHNDVIGGCVSGRDELVSKVRTYHHVVGGVLNPNAAYLILRGMKTLHLRVQCQNNTALRMAQFLEEHPKIARVYYPGLPSHPEHHIAKSQMTGFGGVVSFEVAGDFDGTRRFIDSVKIPYHAPSFGGCESIIDQPAIMSYWDSKEQRDIYGIKDNLIRFSIGVEDFEDLKNDLVQALEKI, encoded by the exons atGGCCACCGTCTCGCTCACCCCGCAGGCGGTCTTCTCCACCGAGTCCGGCGGCGCCCTGGCCTCTGCCACCATCCTCCGCTTCCCGCCAAACTTCGTCCGCCAGCTCAGCACCAAGGCACGCCGCAACTGCAGCAACATCGGCGTCGCGCAGATCGTCGCCGCCGCGTGGTCAGACTGCCCCGCCGCTCGCCCGCAc caggcggcggcggaggtcagCGCAGTCCCCAACTCTAAGGTTGCGCAGCCGTCCGCCGTCGTATTGGCCGAGCATAACCTGCTCGGCTCCGACGCCAGCCTCTCCGTCCACGCGG GGGAGAGGCTGGGAAGAAGGATCGCCACGGATGCGATCACCACGCCAGTAGTGAACACGTCGGCCTACTGGTTCAACAACTCGCAAGAGCTAATCGACTTTAAG GAGGGGAGGCATGCTAGTTTCGAGTACGGGAGGTATGGGAACCCGACCACGGAGGCATTAGAGAAGAAGATGAG TGCCCTGGAGAGAGCAGAGTCCACGGTGTTTGTGGCGTCGGGGATGTATGCAGCTGTGGCTATGCTTAGTGCACTCGTCCCAGCTGGTGGGCACATTGTCACCACCACGGATTGCTATCGTAAGACAAGGATTTACATGGAAACTGAGCTCCCTAAGAGGGGAATTTCG ATGACTGTCATTAGGCCTGCTGACATGGATACTCTACAAAATGCGTTGGATAACAATAAT GTATCTCTTTTTTTCACGGAGACTCCTACAAATCCATTTCTCAGATGCATTGATGTTGAGCATGTATCAAATATGTGCCATAGCAAGGGAGCGTTGCTTTGTATCGACAGTACTTTTGCCTCCCCTATCAATCAGAAGGCACTTACTTTAGGTGCTGACCTAGTTATTCATTCTGCAACGAAGTACATTGCTGGACACAATGAT GTTATTGGAGGATGTGTCAGTGGCAGAGATGAGTTAGTTTCCAAAGTTCGTACTTATCACCATGTAGTTGGTGGTGTTCTAAACCCG AATGCTGCATACCTTATCCTTCGAGGCATGAAGACGCTGCATCTCCGTGTGCAATGTCAGAATAACACTGCTCTTCGGATGGCCCAGTTTTTAGAGGAACATCCAAAG ATTGCTCGTGTCTACTATCCTGGCTTGCCTAGTCACCCTGAACATCACATTGCCAAGAGTCAAATGACTGGCTTTGGTGGTGTTGTTAGTTTTGAG GTTGCTGGAGACTTTGATGGTACAAGGAGATTCATTGATTCTGTTAAGATACCTTATCATGCTCCTTCTTTCGGAGGCTGTGAAAGCATAATTGATCAGCCTGCCATCATGTCCTACTG GGATTCAAAGGAGCAGAGGGACATCTATGGGATCAAGGACAACCTGATCAGGTTCAGCATTGGAGTGGAGGATTTCGAGGATCTTAAGAATGATCTTGTTCAGGCCCTCGAGAAGATCTAA